In a single window of the Halobacteriovorax sp. DA5 genome:
- a CDS encoding ankyrin repeat domain-containing protein: MNKSVIPIVVILLALATYISKESTQSVQNKYDEPAPINAIESQIVHKRAALTRKAPTALKENKEANHILMAALADEREDLVIEALNKGANPNIIFNNRRFTMAMDKSLNCNPTVLKALIDAGADLKIKDTHGRSALDYAKRNGNEDCIKILNDSGAI, from the coding sequence ATGAACAAATCAGTTATCCCCATCGTCGTAATACTTTTGGCCCTTGCTACTTATATCTCAAAAGAGAGCACACAGTCTGTTCAAAACAAATACGATGAACCGGCCCCGATAAACGCAATTGAATCACAAATCGTTCACAAAAGAGCAGCTCTTACACGAAAAGCTCCTACGGCCTTGAAAGAAAACAAAGAAGCTAATCACATCCTAATGGCCGCACTTGCAGATGAGCGCGAGGACTTAGTTATAGAAGCTCTAAACAAGGGAGCAAACCCAAATATCATCTTTAACAATAGACGTTTTACAATGGCGATGGACAAGAGCTTAAATTGTAACCCCACTGTTCTAAAAGCTCTTATTGATGCAGGAGCAGACCTAAAGATAAAAGACACTCACGGAAGAAGCGCTCTTGACTATGCAAAAAGAAATGGCAATGAAGATTGTATCAAAATTCTAAACGACTCAGGTGCGATCTAA
- a CDS encoding D-alanyl-D-alanine carboxypeptidase has product MFIIKYLLPLFLTFTSVFGANHDTIEKKWLSLSKEFNLNPNEHGFCYMYQGEIFGTTAHLKSRLASTTKPITSLMALETLGPNFHYETKVISDGENIHLEGANDGMFSEEKIFYLIAALNANGIVKLNTISFDANTPIFAIALRPYMSMSEAWYSKEYNIEQLKEYFNLDNNKKIKTRLKEFLKNTKEERLKELGLPLKVSAYRMTVDSVVYSAANPIKDIKKTYLVQSPKLLTYLKFQNSVSHNWLSDITYKSYGAQEYSKWYLQNLIEEKLGNDYFQKRIGFNDTEENTYLYTGSGLDSKIDGKRVDNYATCAIVISSYQELENNLNQSGHKLEQVLPIAGIDIGTLSKRLNSQRNLGSILAKTGTLMNTKSLAGKLSTKSGAIYFGFFHQVFKSNGQDQYNAKIVQDLMTEFLIEEFAGAKKITNYTKPQSFLPLEGPIEEL; this is encoded by the coding sequence ATGTTTATTATTAAGTATTTACTCCCACTATTCTTAACTTTTACCAGTGTCTTTGGAGCTAATCACGACACTATCGAAAAGAAATGGTTATCACTATCTAAAGAGTTCAACTTAAATCCAAATGAGCACGGTTTTTGTTATATGTACCAAGGTGAAATCTTTGGAACAACAGCACACTTAAAAAGCCGACTTGCTTCAACGACAAAGCCCATAACTTCACTAATGGCACTCGAAACTCTAGGCCCAAATTTTCATTATGAAACAAAAGTGATTTCTGATGGAGAAAATATCCATCTTGAAGGAGCAAATGATGGAATGTTTAGTGAAGAAAAAATCTTCTACTTAATCGCTGCCCTCAATGCAAATGGAATCGTTAAACTCAACACCATAAGCTTTGATGCTAATACTCCTATTTTTGCAATTGCCCTAAGGCCTTATATGAGTATGAGCGAAGCCTGGTATTCGAAAGAATATAACATCGAACAGCTTAAAGAATACTTTAACCTTGATAACAATAAGAAAATAAAAACAAGACTTAAAGAGTTTTTAAAAAATACCAAAGAAGAAAGACTTAAAGAACTAGGTCTTCCTTTAAAAGTATCGGCCTATAGAATGACTGTCGATAGTGTTGTGTATTCCGCAGCGAATCCTATTAAAGACATCAAAAAAACTTACTTAGTTCAATCTCCTAAGCTTCTAACTTATCTAAAGTTTCAAAACTCAGTTTCTCACAATTGGCTCTCTGACATAACTTATAAAAGTTATGGAGCTCAAGAATACTCAAAGTGGTATCTTCAAAATCTTATTGAAGAAAAACTTGGTAATGATTACTTTCAAAAAAGAATTGGGTTTAACGATACTGAAGAAAATACTTATCTTTATACAGGATCAGGCCTGGATTCAAAAATAGATGGGAAGCGCGTCGACAACTATGCAACTTGCGCTATTGTAATTAGCTCTTACCAGGAACTAGAAAATAACTTGAATCAAAGTGGCCATAAGCTTGAACAAGTCCTACCTATTGCAGGAATTGATATTGGGACTCTATCGAAAAGATTAAACTCTCAAAGAAACTTAGGCTCTATCCTTGCAAAGACAGGCACTCTTATGAATACCAAGTCTTTGGCAGGTAAATTGTCGACAAAGTCAGGAGCGATCTACTTCGGCTTTTTTCATCAAGTCTTTAAATCAAATGGACAAGATCAGTACAATGCTAAGATAGTTCAAGATCTTATGACAGAGTTTTTAATTGAAGAATTCGCTGGTGCAAAGAAAATAACAAACTACACCAAACCACAATCTTTCCTGCCTCTAGAAGGACCAATAGAAGAGTTATAA
- a CDS encoding MarC family protein, whose amino-acid sequence MESSIMASFFIALISVVNPIGALPMFMSLTQNLSETQRRSMVRVCSIAVFVTLVVSLFIGEKILSFFGISIASFTVGGGILIFSMATSMINAKDVESKLTQDEIDDDEIREIGIVPLAIPLLAGPGAISTTIIYAQKLDSPIDWALSIPIIFVSVLAIYVVLINANRISQKVGTLGVNVTTRIMGLILLAMSIQMITHGLSNILPILKAKL is encoded by the coding sequence ATGGAATCTAGTATCATGGCCTCTTTCTTTATTGCTTTAATCTCAGTTGTAAATCCTATTGGTGCCCTGCCAATGTTTATGTCATTGACTCAAAACTTGTCTGAGACACAAAGAAGAAGCATGGTTCGAGTTTGCTCGATTGCTGTTTTTGTCACACTTGTAGTTTCTCTTTTTATTGGAGAAAAAATTCTTAGCTTCTTTGGAATTTCGATTGCCTCATTTACAGTTGGTGGAGGGATTCTTATTTTTTCCATGGCAACTTCCATGATCAATGCCAAAGATGTTGAATCAAAGCTAACACAAGATGAAATTGATGATGATGAAATCCGTGAAATAGGAATTGTACCCTTGGCCATTCCTCTGCTAGCAGGTCCAGGAGCTATTTCAACGACAATTATCTACGCGCAAAAATTAGATTCTCCAATTGACTGGGCCCTAAGTATTCCAATTATCTTTGTTAGTGTCCTAGCAATTTATGTTGTTCTTATTAATGCAAATCGTATTAGTCAAAAAGTAGGAACGCTTGGAGTAAACGTAACAACACGAATTATGGGGCTAATTCTACTGGCCATGTCAATTCAGATGATCACTCATGGACTTTCAAATATTCTCCCTATCTTAAAAGCAAAGCTCTAG
- the fusA gene encoding elongation factor G: MINNKLMAKTRNIGISAHIDSGKTTLSERILFYCDMIHKIEDVRGGGAGATMDHMELEKEKGITITSAATTAHWKGISGKGTTFADGIEKDTRINLIDTPGHVDFTVEVERSLRVLDGAILVLCSVSGVQSQSITVDRQMKRYNVPRMAFLNKMDRMGANPFNGRDALKEKLNHNAVLMQIPIGAEDQFTGVVDLITKQAMYFDGDNGENVRIEECPADLVDQMEELRAEMIDAVAEYDDDVMEAYLEGNEPTEEQLHLCIKKGVQSLQLTPVYMGSAFKNKGVQALLEAVARYLPSPLTCALPTAQDADTDTKVEIIPDPAGDLLAMAFKITDEQFGQLTYTRIYRGTLNKGDTVYNTRTGKKVRIGRMVRMNSNDRENIDTAHAGDIIAIVGIDCASGDTFVGNDDNLNLSLEGIHVPIPVIELSISCKDKNEQAKMSKGLAKFIKEDPTFHVYTDEESGETRIAGMGELHLEIYVERLKREFGAEVQVGAPQVNYRETIRTEATFDYTHKKQTGGSGQFGQVVGLLKPLADEDKDKEDQVFKFNNEIKGGSIPNEFIGACEKGFQDVMDKGPLAAFPVINCEVFLRDGKSHDVDSSDMAFRIAARQAMRQAINKAQPVLMEPVMKVEVTTPDEFQGSVIGDLSSRRGMIQGSETDPGGEVIINAEVPLSEMFGYSNDLRSMSQGKASYTMEFARYVDCPSNIQETVMKERKEKLANED, encoded by the coding sequence ATGATTAACAACAAGCTGATGGCGAAAACGAGAAACATCGGTATTTCGGCGCACATCGACTCTGGTAAGACTACTCTTTCAGAGCGTATCCTTTTTTATTGTGACATGATCCACAAAATCGAAGATGTTCGTGGTGGTGGAGCTGGTGCAACTATGGACCACATGGAACTAGAGAAGGAAAAAGGGATTACAATTACATCTGCTGCTACGACAGCACACTGGAAAGGTATTAGCGGTAAAGGGACAACTTTTGCTGACGGTATTGAAAAAGATACTCGTATCAACCTAATCGATACTCCGGGTCACGTTGATTTCACTGTTGAGGTTGAAAGATCACTACGTGTTCTTGATGGTGCGATTCTAGTTCTTTGTTCTGTTTCAGGTGTTCAGTCTCAGTCAATCACTGTAGATAGACAGATGAAAAGATATAACGTTCCAAGAATGGCCTTCTTAAATAAGATGGACCGTATGGGAGCAAACCCATTTAATGGACGTGACGCTCTTAAGGAAAAACTAAACCACAATGCTGTTCTTATGCAAATCCCTATTGGAGCAGAAGATCAGTTCACAGGTGTTGTTGATCTAATTACTAAACAAGCAATGTACTTTGATGGTGATAACGGTGAAAACGTTAGAATCGAAGAATGTCCAGCTGATCTAGTAGATCAAATGGAAGAGCTAAGAGCTGAGATGATCGATGCTGTAGCTGAGTACGATGATGATGTTATGGAAGCATACCTAGAAGGTAATGAGCCAACAGAAGAACAACTTCACCTATGTATTAAGAAAGGTGTTCAATCACTTCAGTTAACTCCAGTATATATGGGTTCAGCATTCAAGAATAAAGGTGTACAAGCACTTCTAGAAGCTGTTGCAAGATACCTTCCTTCACCACTTACTTGTGCACTTCCAACTGCACAAGATGCTGATACTGATACTAAAGTTGAGATCATCCCTGATCCAGCTGGTGACCTACTTGCTATGGCATTCAAGATCACTGATGAGCAATTCGGTCAGCTGACTTATACAAGAATCTATAGAGGTACACTAAATAAAGGTGATACTGTTTATAATACAAGAACAGGTAAGAAAGTACGTATCGGACGTATGGTTCGTATGAACTCTAACGATAGAGAAAATATCGATACTGCTCACGCAGGTGATATCATCGCTATCGTAGGTATCGACTGTGCATCAGGGGATACATTCGTAGGTAACGACGATAACTTAAACCTTTCTCTTGAAGGTATCCACGTTCCAATCCCAGTTATCGAGCTTTCGATTTCTTGTAAGGATAAGAACGAGCAAGCGAAGATGTCTAAAGGTCTTGCTAAATTCATTAAAGAAGACCCGACATTCCACGTTTACACTGACGAAGAATCAGGTGAGACACGTATCGCTGGTATGGGTGAGCTACACCTTGAAATTTACGTAGAAAGATTAAAGCGTGAATTCGGTGCAGAAGTACAAGTTGGTGCTCCTCAAGTTAACTACCGTGAAACAATTAGAACTGAAGCTACTTTTGATTATACTCACAAGAAGCAAACAGGTGGTTCTGGTCAATTCGGTCAAGTTGTTGGTCTACTTAAGCCACTTGCTGACGAAGACAAGGATAAAGAAGATCAAGTATTTAAATTCAATAACGAAATTAAAGGTGGTTCGATTCCTAACGAATTCATCGGTGCCTGTGAAAAAGGTTTCCAAGACGTTATGGATAAAGGTCCTCTTGCTGCATTCCCAGTTATTAACTGTGAAGTATTCTTAAGAGACGGTAAGTCACACGACGTTGACTCTTCAGATATGGCATTCCGTATTGCTGCAAGACAAGCGATGAGACAAGCTATCAACAAAGCACAACCAGTTCTTATGGAACCAGTTATGAAAGTTGAAGTTACAACTCCAGATGAATTCCAAGGTTCTGTAATTGGTGACCTTTCTTCAAGAAGAGGGATGATCCAAGGTTCAGAAACTGATCCAGGTGGAGAAGTTATCATCAATGCTGAAGTACCACTTTCAGAAATGTTTGGTTACTCAAATGACCTAAGATCTATGTCTCAAGGTAAAGCATCATACACGATGGAATTTGCTCGTTACGTAGACTGTCCTTCAAACATCCAAGAGACAGTTATGAAAGAACGTAAAGAGAAACTTGCGAACGAAGATTAA